The following are encoded together in the Lathyrus oleraceus cultivar Zhongwan6 chromosome 3, CAAS_Psat_ZW6_1.0, whole genome shotgun sequence genome:
- the LOC127128415 gene encoding S-adenosylmethionine decarboxylase proenzyme, translating to MAMTNSAIGFEGYEKRLEITFFENGIFSDPAGLGLRALSKDQLDEILNPAECTIVDSLSNDYVDSYVLSESSLFVYAYKLIIKTCGTTKLLLSIPAILKLAGGLNIAVKLVRYTRGSFIFPGAQSFPHRSFSEEVDVLDSYFGKLGSGSQAYMMGDADKSQIWHIYSASAKLEASPEAVYGLEMCMTGLDKEKASVFFKTSTSSAALMTKNSGIRKILPKSDICDFEFDPCGYSMNGIEGNAISTIHVTPEDGFSYASFEAVGYEYEEKSLNEVVERVLACFYPAEFSIALHIDMNGEKLDKFPLEVKGYNCGERSNEVVGEGGAVVYRSFVRNDGCASPKSTLKCCWSEEESEEEEVKEI from the coding sequence ATGGCCATGACAAACTCAGCTATTGGTTTTGAAGGATACGAAAAGAGGCTTGAGATAACGTTTTTTGAGAATGGTATTTTCTCTGATCCTGCTGGGTTAGGTCTCCGAGCATTGTCTAAAGACCAATTGGATGAAATTCTGAACCCAGCAGAGTGCACTATTGTTGACTCACTGTCTAATGATTATGTTGATTCGTATGTTCTTTCTGAATCAAGCTTGTTTGTGTATGCTTACAAACTGATCATTAAAACATGTGGGACTACGAAGTTGCTTCTGTCTATCCCTGCAATTCTTAAGCTTGCTGGTGGTCTTAACATTGCTGTGAAATTGGTTAGATACACTCGTGGAAGTTTCATTTTTCCGGGAGCTCAATCATTCCCTCATCGAAGCTTTTCTGAGGAAGTTGATGTTCTTGACAGCTATTTTGGCAAACTTGGTTCTGGTAGCCAAGCTTACATGATGGGTGATGCTGATAAGTCACAAATTTGGCACATTTACTCTGCCAGTGCTAAACTAGAAGCTTCACCGGAAGCTGTCTATGGTCTTGAAATGTGCATGACTGGTTTAGATAAGGAAAAGGCATCTGTGTTTTTCAAGACAAGCACATCTTCAGCAGCTTTGATGACTAAGAACTCTGGAATCAGGAAGATCCTTCCAAAATCTGACATATGTGACTTTGAATTTGATCCATGTGGATATTCTATGAATGGAATTGAAGGGAATGCAATATCAACTATCCATGTCACACCTGAAGATGGATTCAGTTATGCAAGCTTTGAAGCTGTGGGTTATGAGTATGAAGAGAAATCTCTGAATGAAGTTGTTGAAAGGGTTTTAGCATGTTTCTATCCAGCTGAGTTTTCTATTGCTTTGCACATTGATATGAATGGTGAAAAGCTTGACAAATTTCCTCTAGAAGTTAAAGGATACAACTGTGGAGAGAGGAGCAATGAAGTTGTTGGAGAAGGTGGTGCTGTTGTTTACCGTTCCTTTGTTCGAAATGATGGCTGTGCATCTCCAAAGTCTACTCTGAAATGTTGCTGGAGTGAGGAAGAGAGCGAGGAGGAAGAGGTGAAGGAGATATAG